A stretch of DNA from Tsuneonella amylolytica:
CACCCGAAGCGATCGATCTCGCGGTGCTGAAGCGCCTCGCCGACGATCCGATGGCGGAAGGTGTGCGCGGCCCCGGTCTCGTCCGGCGGTTCTGGGAAGCGTGCTGCTTGCCGGATTTCCGCCAGTCGGGGCCCGATACGCACGCCCGCTTCGTCGCGCGGCTGTGGCAGGACCTGCGCCACGGGGTGCTCGGGGCGGACTACGTCGCTGCACGGATCGCCGAACTCGACCGGCCGCAGGGCGATATCGATACGCTACAGGGGCGGATCGCCGCGATCCGGAGCTGGGCCTACATTGCGCAGCGCCCCGACTGGGTGCTGGCCCGCGACGAGATGGCCGCGCGCGCCCGCGGGGTCGAGGCCCGCCTGTCGGATGCGCTTCATGCGCGGCTGACGGAGCGGTTCGTGAACCGGAGGACCGCCATACTGATGAAGAGCTTGGGCAAGGATGCCGCACTGCTGCCCGTCACAATCGAAGCCGACGACGTCGTGACGGTAGAGGACGAACCGATCGGACACCTCGACGGCTTCCGCTTCGTAGTCGACCCACGCGCGAATCACGAGGATCGCCGCATGCTGCTCGCCGCCGCGGAAAAGGCGCTGCCCCGGCTGCTCGCGAAACGCGCCGAATCGCTCGACCTGTCCGAACTGGAACTGGCAGGCGGCGCGATACGCTGGCGGAGCCGGGAGCTTGCGCGGCTGGAGGGCGGCCCGGTCGCCCGCCCGCGGATTGCCGCAACGAAGGACCTGGCCGGGCTGCCGGCGGAGGGACGGGCCGCGTTTCTCGAGCGGCTGGAGAGCTGGCTGCGCGAACGGCTCGCCCCGATCGCCCCGCTCGAAAAGCTCGACGCTGCGACCCGCGACAAGGCGGGCGGCAGCGAGGCGCGGGCGCTTCTGCTCGCGTTGGTAGCCGGACACGGTACCGTTGCGCGCGAAAAGGCGGGGGTCGACCACCTTCCCAAGGAGGCCCGCCCGTATCTGCGCCGTCTTGGCGTCGTCTTCGGCGCGCTCGACGTCTTCGCCCCGGCGCTGCTGAAGCCGTCCGCGCGGACTGCGTTGCATGCAACGGGCATCGATCCACGACCGATTGCAGAACAGATGCCGCCCGTCCTCTCCCAGCCCGGCAGGCGCTTGCCGGCCGGTTACCGCCCCGCCGGCGCGCAGGCGGTCCGCGTCGATATCGCCGACAAGCTGGTGCGCGCAGCGCACGAGGCCCGCACCGCAGCCCGCACCCGTCATTTCGCCATCGATCCTGCGCTCGCCGTATCGACCGGTCTCACGCACGATAGCTGGGCGCGCCTGCTCGGCGCTGCCGGGTTCAAGGTGCAACGCGGTCGCGCCCTCCGCGACGGGGCGTTCGGCCCGCCTGCGCCCGATCACTGGACGTGGCGCCCTGCACGGCGCGAGCAAACGCCGAAGCCCGCCGCCGTTCGCGAAGGCAGTGCCTTCGCCGCGCTGGCCGGTCTCGTGCGGTAGGGGCAATTGCCAGTGCGGATCGATAAGCTGCTGTGCCAGTTGCGGTTCACGAAGACCCGCGGCCTTGCCCACGACCTGGTGGTTGCGGGTCATGTCCGGCGCAACGGGGCCCGCGTGACCCGCGCGAGTCAGTTGGTCGCGGTCGGCGATACGCTGACCCTGCCGCTGCCCGCTGGAGTCCGCGTGATCGAACTTCTCGCCCTGCCTTCTAGACGCGGACCGCCCGCCGAAGCGCAGGCCTGCTATCGCGTGCTTGACCCGCACGCCCCAGTCGCCTTAGCAGCGCCATCTGGACAACAGCCCGAGGAAGGCCCGCCCCAATGACCTACGTCGTCACCGACGCGTGCATCAAGTGCAAGTACACCGACTGCGTCGAGGTCTGCCCGGTCGATTGCTTCTACGAAGGCGAGACGATGCTCGTCATCAATCCGTCCGAATGCATCGACTGCGGCGTGTGCGAGCCGGAGTGCCCGGCCGAGGCGATCCTGCCCGACACGGAGGACAACCTCGAGAAATGGCTGGAGCTCAATACAAAGTTCAGCGCCGAATGGCCGAACATCACCACCAAGAAGGACCCGCCGCCCGACGCCGACGAGCACAAGGGCGAGGACGGCAAGTACGAGGCGTATTTTACCCCCGAACCCGGCGAAGGCGACTGACTTCGGCGCCGGGGCGTTTCGTCCCGGTTCGCAACATTTCGCGTCTGTCGCACTCCGCTCGCGGGCGGGGTGGAAATTTTGTTGCGATAGTGTTATATAATTGACCAAACGCCCCGCCGATTCCCGGCGCGGCGCGTGAGTATTCGCAAGAAGGCACGACAACCGCCGCTTCGCCAGGACCGCCGGTCCGATCGCGCCCGTCGTGGGGTCCGGTCGCCGGAGCGCCTGACCGCTGGTCGCCCGTGCCGCAGAAAGGACGCACATGGCCACTTCCGCCCCCGCCCTCGCATTCGATGTCGGCGACTATGTGGTCTATCCCAAGCACGGGGTAGGCCGGGTGATCGAACTGCAGAGCGAGGAAATCGCCGGCATGCAGCTCGAACTCTATGTCCTGCGCTTCGAAAAAGAGCGGATGACGCTTCGGGTTCCGGTCAACAAGGTCGAATCGATCGGCATGCGCAAGCTGTCGAGCGACAAGACCCTGAAGGAAGCGATGGAGACCCTGAAGGGCAAGCCCAAGGTCAAGCGCACCATGTGGAGCCGCCGTGCCCAAGAGTACGAGGCAAAGATCAACTCGGGCGAGATCGTGCTCATTGCCGAAGTGACCCGCGATCTGTTCCGCCCGGAAGACCAGCCCGAACAGAGCTATTCGGAACGCCAGATTTTCGAGGCCGCCTCGAGCCGCCTCGCGCGCGAACTTGCCGCGATGGAAAAGACCGACGAGCCGACCGCGCTGGAAAAGATCCTGAATGTGCTGCGCGAACACGCGCCGCAGTATTACGAGAACACCGAGGAAGCATGAACCTGGCTTCTCGATGCACAAACGGGGCGCTGGTCGGATCGGCCAGCGCCCTTTTCGCATGCGCGCTGCATCGACGAGCGACATGCGCGAACCGACCGGCGGCCATTGCCCGCGGGGTCTTGCTGTATTAGATCGCCAATACGGATAACGAGGAAAGGCCCCGACCATGTTCAATCGAATCTTCAGGGGCGTTGCCCCCGTCGTCGCCATGGCCGCCGCGCTCGGCGCGGGCGCATGCAACGGCAAAGTTACGATCAACGGCGACAAGGGTGTGCCGCTGTCGGAACTGGACACTGCAGGCAAGACGCCGACCGGGATCGTTCTCGCCGGACCCGACAGCGTCGTGGTGAAGGATGGCGGGACGCTTTCGATCGATGTCTCGGGCGACCCGCAAGCGGTCGCAGCGCTCCGCTTCACGCTGGATGACGATACGCTCGGCATCATGCGTCAAAACGGTTCGAACGACCGTGGGAAGGCCACCGTGACCGTCACGATGCCGGGCCTCGAAAAGATAACCTTGGCCGGATCTGGCTCGATCGAGGCCGCGTCGCTGGCCGGCAAGCCCGAAGTCGTCATCGCCGGCAGCGGGACTGCGCGCACCGCACGGGTCGCCGCCTCCAAGCTCGAAGTCACCATCGCCGGGTCGGGCACTTACCGCGCGGCCGGTACCGCCGATGCGCTGGACCTCACCGTCGCCGGGTCCGGCACCGCCGACATGGCTGGTCTGAACGCGAAGAGCGCCGAAGTCACGATCGCCGGCTCGGGCGATGCGGCGTTCGCATCGGACGGTACGGTCGAGGCCACGATCATGGGTTCGGGCGACGTCACCGTCACCGGATCGGCGCGCTGCACCATCAAGTCGATGGGGTCGGGTACGCTGACCTGCGAACGCGGAACAGTCCGGGACGATGCGCGCGGCGCCGGAAACTCGAGCGAGACCCCGCCCGTCGCCCCCACGCCCCCGCCCGCCCCGTCGCCGCCGGCAACACCGCAATAATTCATCGACCGGCAACGGTGTCCCCCGTAGGGCTGCGCATCGATCGAAGGATTGCAACCGATGCGCGGCCCTACACCCTATCTTGCCCCCCTGCTGGCCTTCGCCCTGTCGGGGTGCATCGCCAGTACCTTGGTGGACGTCGCGACGGCGCCGGTGAAAGTCGCTTCGAAGGCGGTCGACTTGGCGACCACCAGCCAGTCCGAAGCCGACGAGAAGCGCGGCCGCGAACTCCGCAAGCGCGAGCAGCGCCTCGGCGAACTGCAGCGCCAGCGCGACAAGCTCGAAAAGAAGTGCATCTCGGACCGCGATCACCGCGCCTGCGACGAGCTGTCGGCCGTGAATGCCGAGATCAAGGTCATGTTGCCGCAAGTCCCTTACGCGCCCGGCCGCTAAGGATCGGTCAGGCGGCCGCGCGCCGCAACCGGTCGTTGATTGCCCGCCCGATACCGGCATCCGGTACCGGCGCAATTGCGATCCGGGACTTGGGCGATGCCGCCGCCAGATGGAGACAGGCGTAGAGCCGCGACGCCGCTTCGACCGGATCGCCAGTTGCCGAAAGGGTCGTGTCCCCTGCGATCTCGCCGAACCCGATTATGAACTCGCCTTCCCGCGCCGATCGCGCGCCCAGCCGGACCGGTTTGCCCGGCGCATAGTGGCTGGCGAGTTGCCCGGGTGCTTCGATCCCCGCATCCCCGCGCCCGACAGGTGCGTCGCTCTCCGGCCGGAGAAAGCGGCGGAGTCCCGACAGGTCCACCGGGCCCGGGCGCAATTCGTCCCACGCTCCATCGGCACGGATGGCGAGGATCGTCGATTCGATTCCGCCGGGGCAAGCCGACCCGTCGTCGATCACCGCATCGATCCGGCCGTCGAGCGTCGCGAGCACGTGCGCCGCACTCGTCGGACTGACGAAGCCGCTGCGATTGGCCGACGGAGCGGCGAGCGGCAGTTCGCAAGCATCCAGCACGGCCCGCATCACCGGATGCGCCGGACATCGTAGCGCGACGGTGTCGAGACCCGCAGTCACCGCGGGCGCGAGACCGGCACCGACCCTCAAGGGGCACACCAACGTCAAGGGCCCGGGCCACGCCTGCGCCATCACGACGTCGGCCCCCGGCGGGAGTGTCGCGAACGCTTCGGCCTCGGCCCGGCTGCGAACATGGACGATCAGCGGATTGAAACCGGGCCGGCCCTTCGCCTCGTAGATATGCGCCACCGCGGCGGCGTCGTCGGCCCGGGCGGCAAGGCCGTAGACGGTTTCGGTCGGCACCGCGACGAGCCCGCCGGACGCGAGTATCGAAGCGGCCCGTGCGATTCCCGAATCGTCCGCGGCGAGCGTTTCCGTAGCGTATTTGCCGTCCATCCCCACGCGCTATAAGCGATGGACAACTCCGGCAAGTCGCCCGAGAAGGAGAATGCCCCCGTGTACCGTCCCGCCACCGCCGACCAGTTGCTTGCCCTGTCGGTCAACGCCGGCATCGGCGAACTCGCGCAAAGCGAACGGTTCGCCGCCTCCGAACCCGATATGGTCGAAGCGATCGTCGAAGGCATCGGCGCGTTCGCAGCGGGCGAATGGGCACCGCTCAACCGGATCGGCGACACCGAAGGCGCCAAGCTGGAGAACGGCGTCGTCCGCCTGCCCGACGGGTTCGCCGACGCATACGCGCACTACGTCGAGCAGGGCTGGAACGCGATCGCCGGGCCGGCGGATTTCGGTGGTCAGGGTTTGCCCTTCGCGCTGGGATGCAACGTGCTCGAGAACCTCGGCACCGCGAACTACGCGTTCAACCTGTTACCGATGCTCACGACAGGCGCGATCGATGCACTCGAGCAGCATGGTTCGGCCGACCAGAAGGCAACATATCTGCCCAAGATGATCAGCGGCGAATGGTCCGGTACGATGAACCTTACCGAACCGCAGGCCGGCAGCGATCTCGGAGCCCTGCGCGCGACGGCCACCCCGGTTATCGATGGCGAGCACGCCGGCAAGTACCGGATCGCTGGCACCAAGATCTTCATCACCTGGGGCGATCACGAACTCGCCGAAAACATCATCCACCTCGTGCTCGCCCGCCTGCCCGATGCGCCCGAGGGCAGCCGCGGCATCTCGCTGTTCGTGGTGCCCAAGTACCATGTGAAATCCGACGGCAGCCTGGGCCCGCGCAACGACCTTCGCGCGGTCAGCCTAGAGCACAAGCTCGGCATCAACGCGTCACCCACCTGCATCATGTCCTACGGCGACAACAACGAATGCATCGGCGAAATCGTCGGGGCGGAACACCGCGGGCTGATGGCGATGTTCACGATGATGAACAACGCGCGGATCAATGTCGGTAACCAGGGCGTGCAGATCGCCGAACGCGCGACGCAGGCGGCGATGGCCTACGCCCGCGACCGCGTGCAGAGCGCGCGCGCCGGTGCCGCCGACCGCGCAGCCATCGCGATCGCCGACCATCCCGACGTGCGGCGGATGCTGCTGCGGATGAAGGCGCTGACGGAAGCTACGCGCGCCCTGCTGTATTACACGGCGGGTCAGGTCGACCGGGGCACGCTGGGCGATGCCTCCGCCGCGGCGCGCGGCGAATGCCTGGTGCCGATGCTGAAGGCCTGGGGCACCGACATAGGGGTCGAAGTCGCGAGCCTCGGCGTGCAGGTCCACGGGGGCATGGGCTATGTCGAGGAAACCGGTGCCGCCCAGCACTACCGCGATGCGCGGATCGCCCCGATCTACGAAGGCACCAACGGCATTCAGGCGGCCGATCTCGTCACCCGCAAACTGGGGCTCGAAGGCGGCGAGGCGCTGGATCGCCTGCTCGGCGACGTCGAGCGCGAAACGGATGGCGCGCTGCGCGATCTGGCCGCCGAATGCCGCGCGACGGCGCAATGGATGCGCGGCGAGGCTTCGCTCGACGACCGGCTGGCGGGATCGGTGCCGTTCACCACGATGTGCGCGGTCGCAGTCGCGGGTTGGCAGTTGCAGCGACAGGCACGCGCGGTCGAAGCCGGCGAAGTCCCCGCGCTCGCCACGACCAAGCCGGTCACCGCGCGCTATTTCGCCGAGCAGATCGTACCCGAGGCTCTGGGTCTCGTCGCATCGGCCCGGGGCGGGTCGGGCCTACTGTACGAACTCACGGCCGAGCAGCTCGCCGGATGAGCGATAGGGCCGCGCAGTCCGAGGCGTTCGAGCGACTTGGCGAACGCATCGCCGCAGCGCTCGAACGGATCGCGCCGCCGTCAGCGCCGCCTGT
This window harbors:
- a CDS encoding L-threonylcarbamoyladenylate synthase gives rise to the protein MDGKYATETLAADDSGIARAASILASGGLVAVPTETVYGLAARADDAAAVAHIYEAKGRPGFNPLIVHVRSRAEAEAFATLPPGADVVMAQAWPGPLTLVCPLRVGAGLAPAVTAGLDTVALRCPAHPVMRAVLDACELPLAAPSANRSGFVSPTSAAHVLATLDGRIDAVIDDGSACPGGIESTILAIRADGAWDELRPGPVDLSGLRRFLRPESDAPVGRGDAGIEAPGQLASHYAPGKPVRLGARSAREGEFIIGFGEIAGDTTLSATGDPVEAASRLYACLHLAAASPKSRIAIAPVPDAGIGRAINDRLRRAAA
- a CDS encoding RNA-binding S4 domain-containing protein, whose translation is MRIDKLLCQLRFTKTRGLAHDLVVAGHVRRNGARVTRASQLVAVGDTLTLPLPAGVRVIELLALPSRRGPPAEAQACYRVLDPHAPVALAAPSGQQPEEGPPQ
- a CDS encoding helicase-related protein, whose protein sequence is MPDVKPSPDGATIKAVLGPTNTGKTHLAIERMCGHASGAIGFPLRLLAREVYDRVVAIKGEKQVALITGEERIEPPDARYFLCTAEAMPRLGGGHAFVALDEAQIGADRERGHVFTDRLLHARGREETLLLGSSTLEPMVRQLLPKAEIVTRPRFSTLTYAGSAKLSRLPPRSAIVAFSAEQVYAVAEMLRRFRGGAAVVMGGLSPETRNRQVALFQSGEVDYIVATDAIGMGLNLDVRHVAFAGLTKFDGVRQRRLTPAEMAQIAGRAGRHQTDGSFGALSGAGGTAPEFTDEEVYAIEEHRFAPLTGLYWREAEPRFDSIGTLIADLESAPGEPGLMKAPEAIDLAVLKRLADDPMAEGVRGPGLVRRFWEACCLPDFRQSGPDTHARFVARLWQDLRHGVLGADYVAARIAELDRPQGDIDTLQGRIAAIRSWAYIAQRPDWVLARDEMAARARGVEARLSDALHARLTERFVNRRTAILMKSLGKDAALLPVTIEADDVVTVEDEPIGHLDGFRFVVDPRANHEDRRMLLAAAEKALPRLLAKRAESLDLSELELAGGAIRWRSRELARLEGGPVARPRIAATKDLAGLPAEGRAAFLERLESWLRERLAPIAPLEKLDAATRDKAGGSEARALLLALVAGHGTVAREKAGVDHLPKEARPYLRRLGVVFGALDVFAPALLKPSARTALHATGIDPRPIAEQMPPVLSQPGRRLPAGYRPAGAQAVRVDIADKLVRAAHEARTAARTRHFAIDPALAVSTGLTHDSWARLLGAAGFKVQRGRALRDGAFGPPAPDHWTWRPARREQTPKPAAVREGSAFAALAGLVR
- a CDS encoding head GIN domain-containing protein, whose amino-acid sequence is MFNRIFRGVAPVVAMAAALGAGACNGKVTINGDKGVPLSELDTAGKTPTGIVLAGPDSVVVKDGGTLSIDVSGDPQAVAALRFTLDDDTLGIMRQNGSNDRGKATVTVTMPGLEKITLAGSGSIEAASLAGKPEVVIAGSGTARTARVAASKLEVTIAGSGTYRAAGTADALDLTVAGSGTADMAGLNAKSAEVTIAGSGDAAFASDGTVEATIMGSGDVTVTGSARCTIKSMGSGTLTCERGTVRDDARGAGNSSETPPVAPTPPPAPSPPATPQ
- a CDS encoding acyl-CoA dehydrogenase, which produces MDNSGKSPEKENAPVYRPATADQLLALSVNAGIGELAQSERFAASEPDMVEAIVEGIGAFAAGEWAPLNRIGDTEGAKLENGVVRLPDGFADAYAHYVEQGWNAIAGPADFGGQGLPFALGCNVLENLGTANYAFNLLPMLTTGAIDALEQHGSADQKATYLPKMISGEWSGTMNLTEPQAGSDLGALRATATPVIDGEHAGKYRIAGTKIFITWGDHELAENIIHLVLARLPDAPEGSRGISLFVVPKYHVKSDGSLGPRNDLRAVSLEHKLGINASPTCIMSYGDNNECIGEIVGAEHRGLMAMFTMMNNARINVGNQGVQIAERATQAAMAYARDRVQSARAGAADRAAIAIADHPDVRRMLLRMKALTEATRALLYYTAGQVDRGTLGDASAAARGECLVPMLKAWGTDIGVEVASLGVQVHGGMGYVEETGAAQHYRDARIAPIYEGTNGIQAADLVTRKLGLEGGEALDRLLGDVERETDGALRDLAAECRATAQWMRGEASLDDRLAGSVPFTTMCAVAVAGWQLQRQARAVEAGEVPALATTKPVTARYFAEQIVPEALGLVASARGGSGLLYELTAEQLAG
- the fdxA gene encoding ferredoxin FdxA: MTYVVTDACIKCKYTDCVEVCPVDCFYEGETMLVINPSECIDCGVCEPECPAEAILPDTEDNLEKWLELNTKFSAEWPNITTKKDPPPDADEHKGEDGKYEAYFTPEPGEGD
- a CDS encoding CarD family transcriptional regulator, with translation MATSAPALAFDVGDYVVYPKHGVGRVIELQSEEIAGMQLELYVLRFEKERMTLRVPVNKVESIGMRKLSSDKTLKEAMETLKGKPKVKRTMWSRRAQEYEAKINSGEIVLIAEVTRDLFRPEDQPEQSYSERQIFEAASSRLARELAAMEKTDEPTALEKILNVLREHAPQYYENTEEA